A single genomic interval of Asinibacterium sp. OR53 harbors:
- a CDS encoding glycoside hydrolase N-terminal domain-containing protein encodes MMHFAVRTIATTTLLLLTGVLHAQRAAITVVFDTAAKVFTESLPLGNGRMGAMMYGSTGKERIALNEISLWSGGEQDADSREAYQYLKPIQDLLLAGKNREAQALLQKHFIAKGEGSGFGSGANVKYGCYQALGDLFIEWKDSAMPVTEYTRQLDLENAKAITRFKRNGQQIKEELFADFVNDIIWIKLSSSGKAGINARLSLYRKEHATVTANANQLIMQGELPSGKEKGMRFASVVQPVIKDGKITAEENALHIEGASACWIKIAAATNFNWKTSQLTAPDPLAQCLDYLSATKAMQYAVAESKSAAAYQKYFNRCRWQMPANDAVSGLTTIQRLIRYNKGEQDLELPVLYFNFGRYLLISSSRPGLLPANLQGLWATEYQTPWNGDYHLNINIQMNYWLAETTNLSSLAEPLHRFTKDLVIPGEKTAKAYYNAKGWVAHVISNPWHYTSPGEGAGWGSTLTGGAWLCEHIWEHYRFTKDTAFLRTYFPVLKGAAQFLQSVLIREPKHGWLVTAPSNSPENTYITPDGFHGQTAMGPTIDMQICRELFNACIHASAILNTNSDWSKELQQLLPQLAPDQVGAAGDLNEWLDDWKDAEPQHRHVSHLYGLHPYDEISIVRTPELAKAARKTLADRGDGGTGWSKAWKINFWARLGDGDHALILLNQLLKPVTRMGIVMSGGGGTYANLFCGHPPFQIDGNFGGTAGIAEMLIQSQEHYIQLLPALPAAWSGSGSVKGLCARGGFVVDMEWKEGKVTGCKIVSHAGGECKIMVNQKLISFPTIKGQSKKINL; translated from the coding sequence ATGATGCATTTTGCAGTAAGAACAATTGCTACCACCACACTGCTGTTGCTAACAGGAGTATTGCATGCACAACGGGCAGCTATTACGGTTGTATTTGATACGGCTGCTAAAGTTTTTACAGAAAGCCTTCCATTGGGTAATGGCAGAATGGGCGCTATGATGTATGGCAGTACTGGTAAAGAAAGGATCGCGCTCAATGAGATCTCTTTATGGTCTGGCGGAGAGCAGGATGCAGACAGCCGGGAAGCCTATCAATACCTGAAACCCATACAAGATTTGCTGCTCGCCGGAAAAAACAGGGAAGCACAGGCATTGCTGCAAAAACATTTTATTGCGAAAGGAGAAGGTTCGGGTTTTGGAAGTGGAGCCAATGTGAAGTATGGATGTTACCAGGCACTCGGCGATCTTTTTATTGAATGGAAAGACAGTGCAATGCCTGTTACTGAATATACAAGGCAATTGGATCTTGAAAATGCCAAAGCAATTACCCGTTTCAAGCGTAATGGGCAGCAAATAAAAGAAGAATTATTTGCAGATTTTGTGAATGATATCATTTGGATCAAGTTGAGCAGTTCCGGCAAAGCCGGCATCAATGCCAGGTTATCACTTTACCGGAAAGAACACGCAACAGTAACAGCGAATGCAAATCAGCTGATCATGCAGGGAGAATTGCCCTCAGGTAAAGAGAAGGGCATGCGCTTTGCATCGGTAGTACAACCTGTTATTAAGGATGGTAAAATAACGGCAGAAGAAAATGCATTGCACATAGAAGGCGCTTCAGCATGCTGGATCAAAATAGCAGCGGCCACGAATTTTAACTGGAAGACTTCCCAACTCACCGCACCGGATCCACTTGCACAATGCTTAGATTATTTATCGGCAACAAAGGCCATGCAATATGCTGTTGCGGAAAGCAAAAGCGCTGCTGCCTATCAAAAATATTTCAACCGATGCCGTTGGCAGATGCCTGCTAACGATGCGGTATCGGGGCTGACTACTATCCAGCGGCTGATCCGTTATAATAAAGGCGAACAAGACTTAGAATTACCGGTGTTGTATTTTAATTTCGGAAGGTACCTGCTGATCTCGTCATCCCGCCCGGGCCTGCTGCCCGCGAACCTGCAGGGATTGTGGGCAACAGAATACCAAACACCCTGGAATGGCGATTATCATTTGAACATCAACATCCAAATGAATTATTGGCTCGCAGAGACTACCAATCTCAGCAGCCTGGCAGAACCATTGCACCGTTTTACCAAAGACCTGGTGATACCTGGTGAGAAAACGGCGAAGGCTTATTACAATGCAAAGGGATGGGTAGCGCATGTGATCAGTAATCCATGGCATTATACTTCTCCGGGCGAAGGTGCTGGATGGGGCTCTACGCTTACAGGGGGCGCCTGGCTTTGCGAGCATATCTGGGAACATTACCGTTTTACCAAAGACACTGCTTTTTTGAGAACGTATTTTCCCGTACTCAAAGGCGCTGCGCAATTCCTGCAATCTGTATTGATACGCGAACCCAAACATGGCTGGCTGGTTACAGCGCCTTCGAATTCTCCCGAGAATACTTATATCACGCCCGATGGTTTTCATGGCCAGACTGCCATGGGACCTACCATCGATATGCAGATATGCCGCGAATTATTCAATGCCTGTATTCATGCGTCGGCTATTCTGAATACCAACAGCGATTGGAGTAAAGAGTTGCAACAATTGCTTCCACAACTCGCGCCTGACCAGGTAGGTGCAGCGGGCGATCTGAATGAGTGGCTTGATGACTGGAAAGATGCGGAACCACAGCACAGGCATGTATCTCACCTGTATGGCCTGCACCCTTATGATGAGATCAGCATTGTACGAACACCTGAACTTGCAAAAGCTGCGAGGAAAACCCTGGCCGACAGGGGCGATGGGGGTACGGGATGGTCCAAAGCCTGGAAGATCAATTTCTGGGCAAGACTGGGTGATGGTGATCATGCACTGATCTTATTGAACCAGTTGCTGAAGCCGGTAACACGTATGGGCATAGTAATGTCTGGCGGCGGCGGTACTTATGCGAATTTATTCTGCGGCCATCCGCCTTTCCAAATCGATGGTAATTTTGGGGGAACGGCTGGTATTGCAGAAATGCTTATCCAGTCGCAGGAGCATTATATACAGCTGCTGCCTGCCCTGCCTGCTGCATGGAGTGGCAGCGGTTCTGTAAAAGGTCTTTGTGCAAGGGGCGGATTTGTAGTAGACATGGAATGGAAAGAAGGCAAAGTAACCGGTTGTAAAATAGTCTCGCATGCCGGTGGTGAATGTAAGATCATGGTGAATCAAAAATTAATCAGCTTCCCAACAATAAAAGGTCAGTCTAAAAAAATTAATTTATGA
- a CDS encoding sulfatase — MIRSILVLSSLLCCLTLMAQQNKKAPNILIIFSDDHAYQAISAYGSKLMQTPNIDRIAREGAIFQNACVTNSLCAPSRATLLTGKYSHINGLKVNNISNPFDIRQEVFSRLLKQKNYQTSWIGKWHLQTLPGNAFDYWRVLPDQGQYYNPDFIGQQNDTVRLKGYITDVITQLSFDWLDHRDTSKPFCMVIGEKATHRSWLPDIQDLGAFDDKKFPLPANFYDDYKGRLAAKNQDMTVDKTMLLDYDLKVHANYGERGMYGRMTPEQRNAFKAYYDKVSKDFDERQYKGKALVEWKYQHYMRDYLSTARSLDRNIGKILDYLDKNGLTQNTVVIYASDQGFYLGEHGWFDKRFMYEESMKTPLVMRYPGVIKPGTSVNDMIVNIDFAPTILNIAGVTAPASIQGNSFLPLLQTGNSKDWRKAAYYHYYEYPEPHRVSPHFGIRTLQYKLIRFYGPADAWELYDLKKDPAEMKNLYTEKKNSRLVASLKQQLKDLINQYHDDEAMKIFEQEVKD, encoded by the coding sequence ATGATCAGATCAATACTGGTATTGAGCAGCTTGTTATGCTGCTTGACATTGATGGCGCAGCAAAATAAAAAAGCGCCCAACATACTCATCATCTTCTCCGATGACCATGCTTACCAGGCCATCAGTGCGTATGGAAGTAAGTTGATGCAAACGCCCAATATCGATCGCATCGCCAGGGAAGGCGCCATTTTTCAGAATGCCTGTGTTACCAACTCGCTCTGTGCGCCGAGCAGGGCTACGTTGCTTACCGGCAAATACAGTCATATCAACGGATTGAAAGTGAATAATATTTCCAACCCGTTCGATATACGGCAGGAAGTGTTTTCACGCCTGCTCAAGCAAAAAAATTACCAGACCAGCTGGATCGGCAAGTGGCATTTGCAAACATTGCCGGGTAATGCATTTGATTACTGGCGTGTATTGCCCGACCAGGGACAGTATTACAATCCTGATTTTATTGGTCAGCAAAACGATACCGTTCGTCTCAAAGGTTATATCACCGATGTGATCACCCAGCTGAGTTTCGATTGGCTCGATCACAGGGATACATCCAAACCTTTTTGTATGGTGATAGGAGAAAAAGCTACGCACCGGAGTTGGTTACCGGATATACAAGACCTGGGCGCTTTTGATGATAAAAAATTCCCATTGCCGGCTAACTTTTACGATGATTACAAAGGCCGTCTTGCAGCAAAGAACCAGGACATGACGGTTGATAAAACCATGCTGCTCGATTACGATCTGAAAGTGCATGCCAACTATGGCGAAAGAGGCATGTATGGCCGCATGACACCGGAACAAAGAAATGCTTTCAAAGCTTATTACGATAAAGTGAGCAAGGATTTTGACGAACGCCAGTACAAAGGAAAAGCACTTGTAGAATGGAAGTACCAGCATTACATGAGAGATTACCTGTCCACCGCCCGGTCGCTGGATCGCAACATTGGTAAAATACTGGACTACCTGGATAAGAACGGACTCACACAAAACACGGTGGTGATCTATGCTTCTGACCAGGGTTTTTACCTGGGAGAACATGGTTGGTTTGATAAACGGTTCATGTATGAAGAGTCTATGAAAACACCGTTGGTGATGCGTTATCCCGGTGTTATCAAACCGGGAACCTCGGTGAATGATATGATCGTGAACATCGACTTCGCACCTACCATATTGAATATTGCCGGGGTAACAGCACCTGCTTCTATACAAGGAAATTCTTTCCTGCCCTTGTTGCAAACCGGCAATTCGAAAGACTGGCGCAAAGCAGCTTACTATCATTATTATGAATATCCCGAGCCGCATCGTGTATCGCCTCATTTTGGTATCCGCACCCTTCAGTATAAACTGATCCGTTTTTACGGGCCTGCAGATGCCTGGGAACTCTATGATCTGAAGAAAGACCCTGCCGAAATGAAGAACCTTTATACAGAAAAAAAGAACAGCCGGCTGGTTGCTTCATTAAAACAACAACTAAAGGATCTGATCAACCAATACCATGATGATGAAGCGATGAAAATTTTTGAGCAGGAGGTTAAGGACTAA
- a CDS encoding formylglycine-generating enzyme family protein, with the protein MKYQFKTYFFIATLLVGSCKNHQQEQAANAGKKDSMLSCEKNLPQRFAVKKTDSITIAEGKISHEGMVWIAGGTFAMGASDDEGRPDEYPQHQVKLDGFWMDANEVTNADFKQFVKATGYITTAEKAPDWEEMKKQLPPGTPKPDESQLVAASLVFTQPDHPVPLTDVSQWWSWVKGANWKHPEGPNSNINGKDHYPVVHISWDDAVAYCKWAGKRLPTEAEWEYAARGGLANAKYPWGNEAIESGKPKANTWQGVFPVKNTDWDHFDRLAPVRSFAPNGYGLYDMAGNVWEWTADWYRPDYYQSMKNTVTANPTGPSSSYDPMEPTVPKKVVRGGSFMCNASYCKGYRVTSRMKTSTDTGLEHTGFRCVASK; encoded by the coding sequence ATGAAATATCAGTTCAAAACATATTTCTTTATTGCAACGCTGCTGGTTGGCTCCTGTAAGAACCATCAACAAGAGCAGGCAGCGAACGCAGGTAAAAAAGACAGCATGCTTTCCTGCGAAAAAAATCTGCCGCAACGTTTTGCAGTAAAGAAAACAGACAGCATCACTATTGCCGAAGGAAAAATTTCGCATGAAGGCATGGTGTGGATTGCCGGAGGCACATTCGCCATGGGCGCATCGGATGATGAAGGAAGACCCGATGAATACCCGCAGCACCAGGTTAAGCTGGATGGTTTCTGGATGGATGCGAATGAAGTGACCAATGCCGATTTTAAACAATTCGTGAAGGCAACCGGTTATATCACTACAGCAGAAAAAGCGCCGGACTGGGAAGAGATGAAAAAACAATTACCTCCTGGTACGCCAAAGCCCGATGAAAGCCAATTGGTAGCTGCCTCGCTTGTGTTTACACAGCCGGATCATCCCGTTCCTTTAACAGATGTATCGCAATGGTGGAGCTGGGTAAAAGGCGCTAACTGGAAACATCCTGAAGGCCCCAACAGCAATATCAATGGTAAAGACCATTACCCGGTGGTACATATTTCCTGGGATGATGCTGTAGCATACTGCAAATGGGCCGGTAAACGTTTGCCCACCGAAGCGGAATGGGAATATGCAGCGAGGGGTGGACTGGCTAATGCCAAATATCCCTGGGGCAATGAAGCCATTGAATCGGGTAAACCCAAAGCCAATACCTGGCAGGGTGTTTTTCCTGTGAAAAATACCGATTGGGATCATTTCGACAGGCTGGCGCCTGTGCGGTCTTTCGCTCCCAACGGATATGGCTTGTACGATATGGCCGGTAATGTTTGGGAGTGGACGGCAGACTGGTATCGTCCTGATTATTATCAATCAATGAAAAATACAGTAACGGCTAATCCAACAGGCCCTTCGTCCAGCTATGATCCTATGGAACCTACTGTTCCCAAGAAAGTGGTGCGCGGCGGGTCGTTCATGTGCAACGCTTCTTATTGTAAAGGGTACAGGGTAACATCGCGAATGAAAACTTCTACGGATACGGGACTGGAGCATACAGGCTTCCGTTGTGTGGCATCAAAATAG
- a CDS encoding glycoside hydrolase family 2 TIM barrel-domain containing protein translates to MKKQLLLGSALLLLLQAGAQQLPTELQTPDIVSENRLPMRASAFAFESRELAAKKQKEQSAYFISMNGDWKFNWVQDPRKRPADFYKTDFDDAGWKNFKVPANWELNGYGLPIYVNQPYEFAGRTKTGAKLDPPYDIPEDNNPVGSYRKKVNIPDAWNGRQVFINLGAVKSAFFIWVNGRKVGYSEDSKLAAEFDITKYVHPGENLVALQVYRWSDGSYLECQDMWRISGIEREVYLYSTPKLDLHNFKIAAGLDNTYTKGLLNVDITVENYRIDQHTLHSKPDSFFVSMELTDAGGNSVTKEESGLLQSLGNYHAKLSFHKELPGVHTWSAEIPYLYTLYLTLKDKNGNVLEVVPQRVGFRSIEIKGSDFLVNGKRVFLKGVNRHEHNPTQGHTLTKEDMRKDMEMMKKLNVNAVRHSHYPPDPYWMDLCDEYGLYVVDEANIESHGRYYSLETTFANDRLWRVPHLARITRMYERDKNHPSVVTWSLGNEAGNGANFYEAYEWLKQQDTRPVQYERAEFDFNTDMIVPQYPSPDWLAGYSKSKNTRPLIMSEYAHIMGNSLGNFKEYWDVIETHPKLQGGFIWEWIDQSIDTVKNGKRIKAYGGDFPLEGPVNENFSDNDFCIKGVVTAYRQMTPMAVEIRKVYQYIKTTYEGNNRITINNSYFFRNLNNVELIWELMEDGKLIEKGTVATLSIAPRESATISLPIQVKQKEGKEYFLNLHYRLKEAEPFLEKGYETAYEQFALGKTILPVTLSGKGDVTGSLSGFTITVTGKDFNIQFDAISGTMQQYSVQKQVLLQQGPQPAFWRAPTDNDIGAGFNHNLRIWRDAYSEGQMLRSINRPNIDGSYEVNFKRELLNGDAIQEQTFIIYADGKVKVINRFTAVKGKYPLLMRIGNDLQLNKQYRNMEWYGRGPGESYWDRKSASLVGIYKQTVNEQYFPYARPQESGNKSDLRWVNFTNDKGKGLRITASDSLLNVAALPYSMNDLDPGADKKQYHSGELTERNEIYLHIDLQQTGVQGMDSWGAWPLKEYRLPFANYEYSYWISPIR, encoded by the coding sequence ATGAAAAAACAATTGCTCTTAGGATCGGCTCTCCTGCTTTTATTGCAGGCGGGAGCGCAACAACTTCCCACTGAATTACAGACGCCCGATATCGTTTCGGAGAACCGGCTGCCCATGCGCGCCAGCGCTTTCGCTTTCGAAAGCAGGGAGCTGGCAGCAAAAAAACAAAAGGAACAATCGGCCTATTTTATTTCAATGAATGGTGATTGGAAATTCAACTGGGTGCAGGATCCGCGGAAGCGACCGGCAGATTTTTATAAAACAGATTTTGACGATGCCGGCTGGAAAAACTTTAAAGTGCCCGCCAACTGGGAACTGAATGGATACGGATTGCCGATCTATGTAAACCAACCTTATGAGTTTGCCGGACGCACTAAAACAGGCGCTAAACTCGATCCGCCTTATGATATACCGGAAGACAACAACCCGGTGGGCTCTTATCGCAAGAAGGTAAACATTCCCGATGCGTGGAATGGCCGCCAGGTATTCATCAACCTGGGTGCGGTGAAGTCTGCTTTTTTTATATGGGTAAATGGAAGAAAAGTAGGTTATAGCGAGGATAGCAAACTGGCTGCAGAATTCGATATCACTAAGTATGTGCATCCGGGAGAGAACCTGGTAGCGTTGCAGGTATACCGCTGGAGTGATGGCTCTTACCTCGAATGCCAGGATATGTGGCGTATTTCAGGCATCGAAAGGGAAGTCTATCTCTATTCAACACCTAAATTGGATCTGCACAATTTCAAAATAGCGGCAGGATTGGATAATACTTATACGAAGGGCTTGCTGAATGTTGATATCACAGTAGAAAACTATCGTATAGACCAACACACATTGCACAGCAAACCCGATAGTTTCTTCGTGAGCATGGAACTGACCGATGCCGGTGGAAACAGCGTTACAAAAGAAGAGAGTGGCCTCCTTCAGTCGCTGGGTAATTACCATGCAAAGCTTTCTTTCCATAAAGAGTTACCCGGCGTGCATACCTGGTCGGCCGAGATACCCTATCTCTATACTTTATACCTCACCCTGAAAGATAAGAATGGGAATGTACTGGAAGTGGTTCCACAAAGAGTAGGTTTCCGCTCCATCGAAATCAAAGGGAGCGATTTCCTGGTGAATGGCAAACGCGTATTCCTCAAAGGAGTGAACAGGCATGAACACAATCCCACACAGGGTCATACGCTTACAAAAGAAGATATGCGGAAAGATATGGAGATGATGAAAAAGCTGAACGTGAATGCAGTGCGCCATTCGCATTATCCTCCCGATCCTTACTGGATGGATCTTTGCGATGAATACGGACTCTATGTGGTAGACGAAGCCAACATTGAATCACATGGCCGCTATTATAGTCTGGAAACCACTTTTGCCAACGATCGCCTGTGGCGTGTGCCGCACCTGGCAAGGATTACACGTATGTATGAAAGAGATAAAAACCATCCATCCGTAGTTACCTGGTCGCTGGGAAATGAGGCGGGTAATGGTGCCAATTTTTACGAAGCGTATGAATGGTTGAAGCAACAGGATACCCGACCGGTACAATACGAGCGGGCGGAATTCGATTTCAATACCGATATGATCGTGCCGCAATATCCGTCGCCCGACTGGTTGGCCGGCTATTCGAAAAGTAAAAATACCAGGCCGCTCATCATGAGTGAATACGCACACATCATGGGGAATAGCCTGGGCAATTTCAAAGAGTACTGGGACGTGATCGAAACGCATCCCAAATTACAGGGCGGCTTTATTTGGGAATGGATCGACCAGTCTATCGATACCGTGAAAAACGGGAAACGCATCAAAGCCTATGGTGGTGACTTTCCTTTGGAAGGGCCGGTAAACGAGAACTTCAGCGATAATGATTTTTGTATCAAAGGAGTGGTAACGGCTTATAGACAAATGACACCGATGGCCGTAGAGATACGTAAAGTGTACCAGTACATCAAAACGACTTATGAAGGCAATAACCGTATTACGATCAATAACAGTTATTTCTTCCGCAATCTCAACAATGTAGAATTGATATGGGAGTTGATGGAAGATGGTAAGCTGATTGAAAAAGGAACAGTGGCTACACTCTCCATTGCTCCGCGCGAAAGTGCTACTATCAGTTTGCCCATACAGGTAAAACAAAAAGAAGGGAAAGAATATTTTCTCAACCTGCATTACCGGTTAAAAGAAGCGGAGCCGTTCCTGGAAAAAGGATACGAAACAGCGTATGAACAATTTGCACTGGGCAAAACGATATTACCCGTGACCCTTAGCGGCAAAGGCGATGTTACCGGATCCTTATCGGGCTTTACCATTACGGTAACTGGTAAAGACTTCAACATACAATTTGATGCAATTAGCGGGACCATGCAACAATACAGCGTGCAAAAACAGGTATTGTTGCAACAAGGCCCGCAGCCTGCATTCTGGCGTGCACCTACCGATAACGATATAGGAGCCGGCTTTAACCACAACCTGCGTATTTGGCGCGATGCATACAGTGAAGGGCAAATGCTGAGATCCATCAATCGTCCCAATATCGATGGGTCTTACGAAGTGAACTTCAAAAGAGAATTATTGAATGGCGATGCGATCCAGGAGCAGACATTTATCATTTATGCAGATGGAAAAGTAAAAGTCATCAACCGTTTTACTGCGGTAAAAGGGAAATATCCGCTCCTGATGAGAATAGGTAATGACCTGCAATTGAATAAGCAATACCGTAACATGGAATGGTATGGCAGAGGTCCTGGTGAAAGTTATTGGGACAGGAAATCGGCTTCATTGGTGGGCATTTACAAGCAAACAGTCAATGAACAATATTTCCCTTACGCAAGGCCACAGGAAAGCGGAAACAAATCAGACCTGCGCTGGGTGAACTTCACCAACGATAAAGGAAAAGGATTGCGCATTACAGCCAGCGACAGCCTGCTGAATGTAGCTGCGTTGCCTTACAGCATGAACGATCTGGATCCCGGTGCAGATAAAAAACAGTACCATTCCGGAGAGCTTACAGAACGCAATGAAATATACCTGCATATCGACCTGCAACAAACAGGCGTACAGGGAATGGATAGCTGGGGTGCATGGCCATTGAAAGAATACAGGCTGCCTTTTGCAAATTATGAATACAGTTACTGGATCAGCCCGATCAGGTAA
- a CDS encoding DUF3472 domain-containing protein — MRKRYWSIIVVMCVAGLSAFRAAGDTTLTVPVGGNSWVTVRAGNASEKVTNEGWKEWRNVKAVFSTYVKLAKPGTLKITAPVVVEKGQSELQCTINGVAKKVRISDAAPKEYEFGEWTVPAGYVKIDIAGLKKTGTEFATISELHLSGTSVDAEAKYVKDNQGNYFYWGRRGPSVHINYDLSGTGNEVAWFYNEIKVPVGSDPVGSYFMADGFAEGYFGIQVNSTTERRILFSVWSPFKTDDPGSIPEDQKIRLLKKGEQVHAGEFGNEGSGGQSYLKYNWKAGQTYGFLLHAEPVANGYTNYTAYFYAPEAHKWLLIASFSRPHTHTYLTRLHSFLENFDPSMGNVTRKAFYQNQWVKPRSGDWLPLTKMVFTGDATAQKGYRVDYSGGEENGAFFLSNGGFFSNNTVLRSVFAHAPATEKPMINFDSLQ, encoded by the coding sequence ATGAGAAAGCGATATTGGTCGATCATTGTTGTTATGTGTGTAGCAGGGTTATCCGCTTTCCGGGCAGCCGGCGATACAACGCTTACAGTTCCTGTGGGTGGTAATTCCTGGGTTACTGTACGTGCAGGAAATGCATCGGAAAAAGTAACCAATGAAGGATGGAAAGAATGGCGGAATGTGAAAGCCGTGTTCAGCACTTATGTAAAATTAGCTAAGCCGGGAACATTGAAAATAACAGCTCCTGTTGTAGTAGAGAAAGGGCAATCGGAACTACAGTGTACCATTAATGGTGTTGCGAAAAAAGTCAGGATAAGTGATGCTGCCCCAAAAGAATACGAGTTCGGCGAATGGACTGTTCCCGCAGGCTATGTTAAAATAGACATAGCGGGACTTAAAAAAACAGGAACTGAATTTGCAACGATCAGCGAGTTGCACCTCAGTGGTACATCGGTTGATGCCGAAGCAAAGTATGTAAAAGACAACCAGGGCAATTATTTTTATTGGGGAAGAAGAGGCCCTTCGGTGCATATCAATTATGATCTCTCCGGAACCGGCAACGAGGTAGCATGGTTCTATAATGAAATAAAAGTGCCCGTAGGAAGCGATCCTGTTGGTTCTTATTTTATGGCTGATGGATTTGCCGAAGGCTATTTTGGAATACAGGTAAATTCAACAACAGAAAGACGTATATTATTTTCTGTGTGGAGTCCGTTCAAAACCGATGATCCCGGATCCATACCCGAAGATCAAAAGATCAGGTTATTGAAAAAAGGAGAACAGGTACACGCGGGAGAATTTGGCAACGAAGGCTCTGGTGGACAAAGCTACCTGAAATACAATTGGAAGGCCGGTCAAACTTATGGTTTCCTGTTGCATGCCGAGCCGGTTGCTAATGGGTATACCAACTATACCGCTTATTTCTATGCACCGGAAGCGCATAAGTGGTTATTGATTGCCAGCTTCAGCCGTCCGCATACCCATACTTATCTAACGCGTTTGCATTCTTTCCTGGAAAACTTCGACCCCTCCATGGGGAATGTTACACGCAAAGCTTTTTACCAAAACCAATGGGTAAAACCCAGGAGTGGTGATTGGTTACCGCTTACCAAAATGGTGTTCACCGGCGATGCTACGGCACAGAAAGGATATCGCGTAGATTATAGCGGTGGAGAAGAGAATGGTGCTTTCTTCCTGAGCAACGGCGGATTTTTCAGTAACAATACGGTGTTGCGATCTGTGTTTGCGCATGCGCCTGCTACAGAGAAGCCCATGATTAATTTTGACAGTTTGCAATAG
- a CDS encoding class I SAM-dependent methyltransferase → MSKEAFRFTGNDASNYEQYLGPLIFEPSAVELLSHLVSMPAQSVLETSCGTGRLTRHLRQYFPPTTQLIATDISADMMSLAEEQLANTGITFKVANAQELPFADASFNLVVNQYGLMFFPDKQKGFNEAYRVLKPGGYFVFATWDRTDDTPLFKLVIDDTVIPFFEGEDTSRFYTPFSLHDPEQLLDFMKQAGFKHNKVTLVEFSGHTDSVMNIVSGLFVKHPLGREVKEKDPAAFNRIAAELENRLTAYFGSLPFDFALKAWIGIGQK, encoded by the coding sequence ATGAGTAAAGAAGCTTTTCGTTTTACAGGTAATGATGCGTCGAATTATGAACAATACCTTGGTCCGTTGATCTTTGAACCCTCGGCCGTTGAGTTGTTGTCGCATCTGGTGTCTATGCCGGCTCAATCGGTTCTGGAAACTTCCTGTGGTACAGGCCGACTCACAAGGCATTTGCGGCAATATTTTCCACCCACTACTCAACTCATTGCTACCGATATCAGTGCCGATATGATGTCACTGGCGGAAGAGCAATTGGCAAACACCGGCATTACATTCAAAGTAGCCAATGCGCAGGAACTGCCTTTTGCAGATGCATCTTTCAATCTCGTGGTCAATCAATACGGATTGATGTTCTTCCCGGATAAACAGAAAGGTTTCAATGAAGCGTATAGGGTACTGAAGCCAGGCGGTTATTTTGTATTCGCTACCTGGGACCGCACAGATGATACTCCTTTGTTCAAACTGGTGATCGATGATACCGTAATTCCTTTTTTCGAAGGAGAAGATACGAGCCGGTTTTATACACCTTTCTCATTGCACGATCCGGAGCAATTATTGGATTTCATGAAACAGGCAGGATTCAAACATAATAAAGTGACGCTGGTTGAATTCAGCGGGCATACAGATTCGGTGATGAACATTGTGAGTGGGTTATTTGTAAAACATCCGTTGGGCCGGGAGGTGAAAGAAAAAGACCCTGCTGCATTCAACCGGATTGCAGCCGAACTGGAAAACCGCCTTACTGCATATTTCGGATCTTTACCATTTGATTTCGCATTGAAAGCCTGGATCGGGATCGGTCAGAAATAA